One Natranaerovirga hydrolytica genomic region harbors:
- a CDS encoding peptidase U32 family protein, with the protein MKKPELLIPAGSVEALKIAVKYGADAIYIGGEMYGLRAKAKNFSLEDMKDGIEYAHQYGVKVYVTANIIAHNEDLDGVEAYFKELREIKPDAVIIADPGILQIAKEMMPEMEIHLSTQANSTNYRTFNFWHQLGIHRVVAARELSLEEIKTIRKNISPALEIEAFVHGAMCMSYSGRCLMSNYFTGRDANRGACTHPCRWKYNIVEETRPGEYIPVIENERGTFIFNSKDLCMLEYIDELIEAGISSLKIEGRMKTLLYVATVTSTYRKAIDDYLKDPEIYKANINHYVEEIKKCSYRPFSTGFYFNKPDEYSQIYDNNSYIRDYIFVGMIIGYNKEYKLPIVEQRYKFSVGEAIEIMKKDGNHKKAIVKRLIDEEGNDVVDAPHPKQKLFIELDEPVEELDILRKPGNQ; encoded by the coding sequence TTGAAAAAACCAGAATTACTGATACCAGCAGGTAGCGTAGAAGCGTTAAAAATAGCAGTTAAATATGGAGCAGATGCCATTTACATCGGCGGAGAAATGTATGGTTTAAGAGCCAAGGCGAAAAACTTTTCTTTAGAAGATATGAAAGATGGAATAGAATATGCCCATCAATATGGTGTGAAAGTTTATGTTACGGCAAATATTATTGCCCATAATGAAGATTTAGACGGGGTAGAAGCTTACTTTAAAGAACTAAGAGAAATTAAACCAGATGCAGTTATTATTGCTGATCCAGGAATCTTACAAATTGCTAAAGAAATGATGCCAGAAATGGAAATTCATTTAAGTACACAAGCCAATAGTACCAATTACAGGACTTTTAACTTTTGGCATCAATTAGGCATTCATCGAGTGGTGGCAGCTCGTGAATTATCATTAGAAGAAATAAAAACCATTAGAAAAAATATTTCTCCAGCATTAGAAATTGAAGCCTTTGTACATGGCGCAATGTGTATGAGCTACTCCGGTCGATGTTTAATGAGTAATTACTTTACAGGTCGAGATGCCAATAGAGGTGCTTGTACCCATCCTTGTCGATGGAAATACAACATTGTAGAAGAAACCAGACCAGGAGAATATATACCGGTGATTGAAAATGAAAGAGGTACTTTCATTTTTAATTCAAAAGATTTATGTATGTTAGAGTATATTGATGAATTAATAGAAGCAGGCATTAGCAGTTTGAAAATCGAAGGAAGAATGAAAACATTACTATACGTGGCAACGGTAACCAGTACGTATCGAAAAGCCATAGACGATTACTTAAAAGATCCAGAAATTTATAAAGCCAATATTAATCACTATGTAGAAGAAATAAAAAAATGCAGTTATCGACCCTTTTCCACAGGATTTTATTTTAACAAACCAGATGAATATTCTCAGATATATGATAACAATTCTTATATTAGAGATTATATTTTTGTAGGTATGATAATAGGATATAATAAAGAGTATAAACTACCAATAGTCGAACAAAGATACAAATTCTCAGTAGGGGAAGCAATTGAAATAATGAAAAAAGACGGCAATCATAAAAAAGCGATTGTCAAACGACTAATAGACGAAGAAGGCAATGATGTAGTAGATGCCCCACATCCAAAACAAAAATTATTCATAGAATTAGATGAACCAGTTGAAGAACTGGATATATTAAGAAAACCAGGCAACCAATAA
- a CDS encoding ribonuclease J translates to MAKEKSKVKIIPLGGLEQIGMNITAFEYEDEIIVVDCGIAFPEDEMLGIDLVIPDFTYLKDNMNKIKGIVLTHGHEDHIGSLPYLLKEMNVPIYGTKLTIGLVENKLKEHNLLRSTRRKVVKQGQTIVLGNFKIEFIRSNHSIADAVALAITTPAGIIIHSGDFKIDYTPVYGDVINLQRLAEYGKRGVLALLCDSTNVERPGFTMSEKTVGKAFDTIFSENKRSRIIIATFASNVDRVQQIINSASKFKRKIVVEGRSMINVVNTASELGYLKIPKNTLIEAEEMKNFRDDQIVVISTGSQGEPMAALSRMAYNNHRKITIRAGDLVVLSSSPIPGNEKTVSRVINELFSKGAKVIFQDTHVSGHACEEELKIMHTLVKPKYFIPVHGEYRHLKKHSELAEDLGMKKKNIFIMNSGDVLELDDKKGEIVDKVPADAVLVDGLGVGDVGNIVLRDRQHLSKNGLIIVVVTISKQSAEVVAGPDIISRGFVYVRESETLIEDAKKVIREALDECLNKKITDWSRIKSTLKEALSDYLWKQTKRNPMILPIIMEV, encoded by the coding sequence TTGGCCAAAGAAAAATCAAAAGTAAAAATTATTCCTTTAGGTGGTCTTGAACAAATAGGAATGAATATAACTGCTTTTGAGTATGAAGATGAAATTATTGTTGTTGATTGTGGAATTGCATTTCCAGAAGATGAGATGTTAGGTATAGACTTAGTTATACCTGATTTTACTTATTTAAAAGATAATATGAACAAAATTAAAGGAATCGTTCTTACTCATGGGCATGAAGACCATATTGGTTCATTACCATACTTATTAAAAGAAATGAATGTGCCTATTTATGGAACAAAATTAACCATAGGATTGGTAGAAAACAAATTAAAAGAACACAATTTATTAAGAAGCACAAGAAGAAAAGTTGTTAAGCAAGGACAAACTATTGTTTTAGGTAATTTTAAAATTGAATTTATAAGAAGTAATCATAGTATTGCAGATGCTGTTGCATTAGCAATAACAACACCGGCAGGTATTATCATACATTCTGGAGACTTTAAAATCGATTACACGCCAGTTTATGGTGATGTCATTAACTTACAAAGACTAGCAGAATATGGTAAGAGAGGTGTATTGGCATTATTATGTGATAGTACCAATGTAGAAAGACCTGGATTTACCATGTCAGAAAAAACGGTAGGTAAAGCATTTGACACCATTTTTTCAGAGAATAAAAGAAGTAGGATTATTATTGCAACCTTTGCATCTAATGTAGATAGAGTACAACAGATTATTAATTCTGCAAGCAAATTTAAAAGAAAAATTGTTGTTGAAGGTAGAAGTATGATTAATGTTGTGAATACAGCATCGGAATTAGGTTATTTAAAAATTCCTAAAAATACTTTGATTGAAGCAGAAGAAATGAAAAATTTTAGAGACGATCAAATTGTAGTTATTTCTACAGGAAGTCAAGGGGAACCTATGGCAGCATTGTCTCGTATGGCATATAATAACCATAGAAAGATAACCATTAGAGCTGGAGACTTAGTTGTATTAAGCTCATCACCAATACCAGGAAATGAAAAAACAGTCTCTAGAGTCATTAATGAATTATTTAGTAAAGGTGCCAAAGTAATATTCCAAGATACCCATGTTTCAGGGCATGCTTGTGAAGAAGAATTAAAAATCATGCATACATTGGTTAAACCGAAGTATTTTATACCCGTACATGGTGAGTACAGACATTTAAAGAAACATTCAGAATTAGCGGAAGACCTAGGTATGAAAAAGAAAAACATCTTCATAATGAATTCTGGAGATGTATTGGAATTAGATGATAAAAAAGGTGAAATAGTAGACAAAGTTCCAGCAGACGCTGTATTAGTAGATGGACTGGGTGTAGGTGACGTAGGAAATATTGTTCTTAGAGACAGACAGCACTTGTCTAAGAATGGTCTGATTATAGTTGTTGTAACCATTAGTAAGCAATCTGCTGAAGTTGTGGCTGGGCCGGATATTATTTCAAGAGGCTTTGTATACGTTAGAGAATCAGAAACATTAATAGAAGATGCTAAAAAAGTCATAAGAGAAGCATTAGATGAGTGTTTAAATAAAAAAATTACAGATTGGTCTAGAATAAAATCTACTTTAAAAGAAGCATTAAGCGATTATTTATGGAAACAAACCAAAAGAAATCCAATGATCTTACCAATTATTATGGAAGTATAA
- a CDS encoding prepilin peptidase, whose product MDNILIILLGMIIGSFLNVCIYRIPKKENFITKRSHCMHCNHLIKPYDLIPVISYVVLKGKCRFCKKSLSIQYPLVELLNGVAYYFIFTTYGYSYHTLLYSLLTSTLIIIGFIDWQHMIIPNGLNGLILIIGIIHLSLNTNQWVYYTSGFFISSGILFLVAILSKGQMGGGDIKLMAVAGFILGWDKILLALFLGALIGSIISIILLVLKIGEKKVPFGPYLGIGIFLSLIYGNEIMGWYIGNLF is encoded by the coding sequence ATGGATAATATATTAATCATATTACTAGGTATGATCATAGGCAGTTTTTTAAATGTCTGCATTTATCGTATACCTAAAAAAGAAAATTTTATAACCAAAAGATCCCATTGTATGCACTGTAACCATTTAATAAAGCCATATGACTTGATTCCTGTAATCAGTTATGTTGTGTTAAAAGGCAAGTGCAGATTTTGTAAAAAATCTTTATCCATACAATATCCTTTAGTAGAGCTGCTCAATGGAGTAGCCTACTATTTCATTTTTACCACATATGGCTACAGTTACCATACCCTTTTATACAGTTTATTAACATCCACTTTAATCATTATTGGGTTTATAGACTGGCAACATATGATTATCCCAAATGGGTTAAATGGTTTGATATTGATCATAGGCATCATCCATTTAAGTCTGAATACTAACCAATGGGTGTATTATACCTCAGGCTTTTTTATAAGCAGTGGTATTTTATTTTTAGTAGCCATACTTTCAAAAGGGCAAATGGGTGGTGGCGATATTAAGCTAATGGCAGTTGCAGGGTTCATACTAGGCTGGGATAAAATACTATTGGCATTATTTTTAGGTGCCCTAATAGGTTCCATCATCAGTATTATTTTATTGGTGTTAAAAATAGGTGAAAAAAAAGTGCCTTTTGGTCCTTATTTAGGAATAGGCATATTTTTATCCTTAATCTATGGCAATGAAATAATGGGTTGGTATATCGGTAATCTTTTCTAA
- a CDS encoding type II secretion system F family protein, with translation MAIFSYKAFNNKGKEKVGTIEANNKTSAMFILKENGFIPITIEKKGAFSKGLDITFGTLVKSKDLAIFCRQMVGILNAGVTVLSALELMQDQTENKYLKKAMSEVYESVESGESLAKSLANHPKIFPPILINMIEAGELSGSLDVSFNRMAVHFEKEEKLRRTVKKAITYPIIVLIVAALVITILITFVIPSFVEMFEGMGMELPLTTQLLIAFSDFIKTRWYIIIGLIIGLVVFIKSFSKTDKGKSIFGRIKLKMPLFGKLNTKVATSRFSRTLSTLLASGISIMDALAIVSKVIENTLLEKHLLDIKEQVSRGINVSEPMKKEGLFPPLLVHMVRIGEDTGSLEEVMNNVADIYDEEVETTVAQLTTILEPLIIVVLAVVIGAIVISVLQPMFSMYDGIGSM, from the coding sequence TTGGCAATCTTTTCATACAAAGCCTTTAACAATAAAGGAAAAGAAAAAGTAGGTACCATTGAAGCCAATAATAAAACTTCTGCAATGTTTATTTTAAAAGAGAATGGGTTTATTCCCATAACCATAGAAAAAAAAGGGGCATTTTCCAAGGGATTGGATATCACTTTTGGTACATTGGTAAAATCAAAAGACTTGGCTATTTTTTGTAGGCAAATGGTTGGCATATTAAATGCAGGTGTAACGGTGCTTTCTGCCTTAGAATTAATGCAAGACCAAACAGAGAACAAATATCTTAAAAAAGCAATGTCTGAAGTGTATGAGTCTGTTGAATCAGGAGAAAGTCTTGCAAAGTCATTGGCAAATCATCCGAAGATTTTCCCACCTATATTAATTAATATGATAGAAGCAGGGGAATTAAGTGGTAGCTTAGATGTATCTTTTAATCGAATGGCTGTTCATTTTGAAAAAGAAGAAAAACTTAGAAGAACGGTAAAAAAAGCCATTACCTATCCTATTATCGTGTTGATTGTAGCGGCACTTGTTATTACCATACTCATTACTTTTGTTATTCCTTCTTTTGTAGAGATGTTTGAAGGCATGGGCATGGAATTGCCATTGACAACACAATTGTTAATCGCTTTTAGTGACTTTATTAAAACAAGATGGTATATAATCATTGGGCTGATCATTGGATTGGTTGTTTTTATAAAGTCTTTTAGCAAGACAGATAAAGGAAAATCTATCTTCGGTAGAATAAAGCTTAAGATGCCTTTATTTGGCAAGCTGAATACAAAAGTAGCTACATCAAGATTTTCAAGAACACTAAGCACACTATTGGCTTCAGGTATATCCATTATGGATGCCTTAGCAATTGTTTCAAAAGTTATTGAAAACACATTATTGGAAAAACATCTACTCGATATAAAAGAACAAGTTAGTCGGGGCATTAATGTATCTGAACCAATGAAAAAAGAGGGTTTATTTCCACCCTTGTTGGTGCATATGGTTAGAATTGGTGAAGATACAGGGTCATTAGAAGAAGTCATGAATAACGTAGCAGATATATACGATGAAGAAGTAGAAACAACAGTGGCTCAACTAACAACAATCCTAGAACCTTTAATTATTGTCGTATTGGCTGTTGTTATCGGGGCAATTGTTATATCTGTACTACAACCGATGTTCTCAATGTATGATGGCATTGGTTCTATGTAG
- a CDS encoding GspE/PulE family protein has translation MEGYNKKLRLGDLLIEYGLITQNQLDEALSLQRKEKLKLGEALTDLGFVTRQNINEILEFQLGIPYVNLKEYKIDLNAVRLINETLAKKHKVIPIDIKNQDLYVVMEDPTDIIAMEDIGLITGKNIIPMLSSVEKIVEAIDIYYGKEQAMAAAQQYKKEYEIDIQDIKETEVEDEIKSAPIIKLVNTIIEQGIRHRASDIHIEPLEKNIRVRYRIDGVLNEMMEYEKALLNAMVARIKITSSMDISEKRKPQDGRIGITFEKKDYDIRVSALPTVFGEKVVMRITSKEGLTKGKEELGLFHKDLKKFNDILNNPHGIILVTGPTGSGKSTTLYTALSELNNESINIITVEDPVEANIQGINQVQVNPKAGLTFATALRSILRQDPDIIMIGEIRDKETAEIAVKASITGHLVVSTLHTNSAPSSITRLIDMGVEPFLIGASVVGIIAQRLVRKLCPKCKETFESEAFEKNILDIQDNETINLYKAKGCHYCNETGYVGRTGVYEIMNVSNAIRKAINDHANSDQLKEIALKEGMDTLKSNASQLVLNGTTTLEEMLRIAYATE, from the coding sequence ATGGAAGGATATAATAAAAAGTTAAGATTAGGGGACTTACTAATTGAATACGGCTTAATCACCCAGAATCAATTAGATGAAGCACTGAGTTTACAACGAAAAGAAAAATTAAAATTAGGTGAAGCATTAACTGATTTAGGATTTGTAACCAGACAAAATATTAATGAAATATTGGAATTTCAATTAGGGATTCCATATGTTAATCTGAAGGAATATAAAATAGATCTGAATGCCGTCAGGTTAATTAATGAAACACTGGCTAAAAAGCACAAGGTTATACCAATCGATATTAAAAATCAAGATTTATATGTTGTAATGGAAGATCCAACAGATATTATAGCCATGGAAGATATTGGATTAATTACAGGAAAAAACATTATACCCATGTTATCTTCAGTAGAAAAAATTGTAGAAGCCATTGATATTTATTACGGAAAAGAGCAAGCAATGGCGGCAGCACAACAATATAAAAAAGAGTATGAAATAGATATTCAAGACATAAAAGAAACAGAAGTAGAGGATGAAATTAAAAGTGCACCGATCATAAAGCTTGTGAATACCATTATTGAACAAGGTATTAGGCATCGAGCAAGTGATATTCATATTGAGCCTCTTGAAAAAAACATAAGAGTGCGATACCGAATTGACGGCGTATTAAATGAAATGATGGAATATGAAAAAGCCTTGTTAAATGCTATGGTGGCCCGTATAAAAATTACATCCAGTATGGATATATCAGAAAAAAGAAAGCCTCAAGATGGTAGAATTGGCATAACATTTGAAAAGAAGGACTATGATATTCGTGTATCAGCCTTACCAACTGTTTTTGGAGAAAAAGTCGTTATGCGTATTACTTCAAAAGAAGGGTTAACAAAAGGTAAGGAAGAACTAGGCTTATTTCATAAAGACTTAAAAAAGTTTAATGACATATTAAACAATCCCCATGGTATTATTTTGGTAACAGGGCCAACAGGAAGTGGTAAATCCACTACATTGTATACGGCACTCTCAGAACTAAACAATGAATCCATTAATATTATAACGGTAGAAGACCCTGTTGAAGCCAATATACAAGGAATCAATCAAGTACAAGTTAACCCCAAGGCAGGTTTGACCTTTGCAACTGCTTTAAGGTCTATTTTAAGACAAGACCCTGATATTATTATGATCGGTGAGATAAGAGATAAAGAAACGGCAGAAATAGCTGTTAAAGCCTCTATTACAGGACACTTGGTAGTCAGTACGTTGCATACCAACAGTGCCCCCAGCTCAATTACTAGATTAATAGATATGGGTGTAGAACCTTTTTTAATCGGTGCATCTGTTGTGGGAATTATTGCTCAAAGATTGGTAAGAAAATTATGTCCAAAATGTAAAGAAACATTTGAGTCAGAAGCATTTGAAAAAAACATATTAGACATTCAAGATAATGAAACAATCAACCTATATAAAGCCAAAGGCTGTCACTACTGTAATGAGACAGGCTATGTTGGGCGAACAGGAGTTTATGAAATTATGAATGTTTCAAATGCCATTAGAAAAGCCATTAATGACCATGCCAATTCGGATCAACTAAAAGAGATTGCATTAAAAGAAGGGATGGATACTTTAAAAAGTAATGCATCTCAATTGGTCTTAAATGGGACAACTACATTAGAAGAAATGTTAAGAATTGCTTATGCAACAGAGTGA
- the sigK gene encoding RNA polymerase sporulation sigma factor SigK translates to MILGLIGCIVPTFYISGNQSFPQPLSSEEEHYYLKKYEEGDLEAKNILIERNLRLVAHIVKKYNNTNRDIDDLISIGTIGLIKAVDSFNLDKGTRLATYAARCIENELLMMLRIEKKQTKEVSLQEPIGIDKEGNVISLMDVLENDSTYTIIDEVDLKIKVKELYEKMKRVLKDREKLVIELRYGLANQDEMTQREIANMLGISRSYVSRIEKKALKKLYKAFEER, encoded by the coding sequence TTGATATTAGGATTAATCGGATGTATTGTACCCACGTTTTATATTTCTGGAAATCAATCGTTCCCTCAACCACTCTCTTCAGAAGAAGAGCATTACTATCTAAAAAAATACGAAGAAGGAGATCTAGAAGCAAAAAACATTCTTATAGAAAGAAATCTTAGATTGGTGGCTCATATTGTAAAAAAATACAATAACACCAATAGAGATATAGACGACCTTATTTCCATTGGTACCATTGGATTAATAAAGGCAGTGGACTCATTTAACTTAGATAAAGGAACAAGATTAGCAACTTACGCAGCTAGATGTATTGAAAACGAACTGTTAATGATGTTAAGAATAGAGAAAAAACAAACAAAAGAAGTCTCGCTACAAGAGCCTATTGGTATTGATAAGGAAGGCAATGTTATTAGTTTAATGGACGTATTAGAAAATGATAGCACCTATACCATCATTGATGAGGTGGATCTAAAAATCAAGGTTAAAGAATTGTATGAAAAAATGAAGCGTGTGTTAAAAGACCGAGAGAAGTTGGTTATCGAATTAAGATACGGATTGGCGAATCAAGATGAGATGACACAAAGAGAGATTGCAAATATGTTAGGGATTTCCAGATCGTATGTATCAAGGATAGAAAAAAAAGCATTAAAAAAACTCTATAAAGCATTTGAAGAAAGGTAA
- a CDS encoding type IV pilus twitching motility protein PilT: MVTIKELLMMSKEKNASDLHITVGIPPMIRINGVLVYTDYDKLMPEDTKKMIEAILSEQQKEELATKGEIDFSFSYQNIGRYRVNVFRQRGSYAAAIRLVATEIPSPRELNIPRSIVDLYQKKRGLVLVTGPTGSGKSTTLASIINEINHKRKSHVITLEDPIEYLHNHKKSMINQREIGLDTNSYANALRASLRQDPDVILVGEMRDLETISIAITAAETGHLVLSTLHTIGAPNTIDRIIDVFPPHQQQQIRIQLSNVLESIVSQQLIPTVNDDSRIAAFEVLHVNAAIRNLIREGKTHQIESIIQTNKVMGMQTMDDAILDLYRNGLISKEKALSFAQNPISIDKRLI, from the coding sequence ATGGTAACCATAAAAGAATTATTAATGATGTCAAAAGAAAAAAATGCATCGGATTTGCATATTACAGTGGGGATTCCACCAATGATTCGTATAAATGGCGTGCTTGTTTACACGGATTATGATAAATTAATGCCTGAAGACACTAAAAAAATGATTGAAGCCATTTTATCTGAACAGCAAAAAGAAGAATTGGCAACAAAAGGCGAAATCGATTTTTCATTTTCCTATCAGAATATTGGTAGGTATCGAGTGAATGTCTTTCGCCAAAGAGGATCTTATGCAGCGGCTATTCGATTGGTTGCTACAGAAATTCCCAGCCCTAGAGAGTTGAATATTCCTCGATCCATTGTTGATTTGTACCAAAAAAAGAGAGGGCTTGTATTGGTTACAGGGCCTACAGGAAGTGGTAAATCTACAACTTTAGCGTCCATAATTAATGAAATCAATCATAAGAGAAAAAGCCATGTCATCACCTTAGAAGACCCTATTGAGTATTTGCACAATCATAAAAAGAGTATGATTAACCAAAGAGAAATAGGACTAGACACCAATAGTTATGCCAATGCACTTAGAGCTTCTTTAAGACAAGATCCAGATGTTATATTAGTGGGGGAGATGAGGGACTTAGAGACCATTTCAATAGCCATAACTGCAGCAGAAACAGGTCATTTAGTATTATCAACTTTACATACCATTGGCGCACCCAATACCATTGATCGGATTATAGATGTTTTTCCCCCTCATCAACAACAACAAATTAGAATACAGCTTAGTAATGTATTAGAATCTATTGTATCGCAGCAATTGATACCAACAGTCAATGACGATTCAAGAATAGCGGCTTTTGAAGTTTTGCATGTGAATGCAGCCATTAGAAATTTAATTAGAGAAGGCAAAACCCATCAAATTGAATCCATTATTCAAACCAATAAGGTTATGGGTATGCAAACAATGGACGATGCAATATTAGACCTATATCGTAATGGATTAATCAGCAAAGAAAAAGCATTATCCTTTGCTCAAAATCCAATATCAATAGATAAACGACTGATATAA
- a CDS encoding O-methyltransferase, translated as MITDGQILDYLSAIEPDRSNILETIENEAIKLDIPIIKKDVQGLLRFILGIHKPKKILEIGTAVGFSSVLMSEYASKETSIITIERSPYMINLAKQNIEKANKTNQIQIIEKDAQDALKGLKEQFDFIFLDAAKGQYITFLPYCVKLLKTGGVLISDNVLQDGNVAKSRYSVARRYRTIHTRMREYLWEINHHQLLETTILPIGDGITMSYKKEK; from the coding sequence ATGATTACAGATGGTCAAATATTGGATTATTTAAGTGCCATTGAACCGGACAGAAGCAATATTCTTGAAACAATAGAAAACGAAGCTATTAAATTAGATATTCCAATCATAAAAAAAGATGTACAAGGCTTGTTAAGGTTTATCTTAGGGATTCATAAACCCAAAAAAATACTTGAAATTGGAACAGCAGTTGGTTTTTCTTCTGTTTTAATGAGTGAATACGCAAGCAAAGAAACAAGCATAATAACCATTGAAAGAAGTCCATATATGATTAATTTGGCAAAGCAGAATATAGAGAAGGCCAATAAAACAAATCAGATTCAAATTATTGAAAAAGATGCACAAGATGCACTTAAAGGCCTTAAGGAACAATTTGATTTCATATTCTTAGATGCGGCAAAAGGGCAATATATTACATTTTTGCCTTATTGTGTCAAATTACTAAAAACAGGTGGTGTTTTGATTTCGGACAATGTATTACAAGATGGCAATGTGGCCAAATCAAGATACAGCGTTGCTAGAAGATATAGAACCATACATACGAGAATGCGAGAGTATTTATGGGAAATCAATCATCACCAATTATTAGAAACCACAATACTTCCTATTGGTGATGGTATAACCATGAGTTACAAGAAAGAGAAGTAA
- the mltG gene encoding endolytic transglycosylase MltG, with translation MGKQVLGTTFRMLFKMIFIALVLYLLYFFGTRAYDMVYDFVLGEPDPNAVVRDVEITIPQGANTQAIGEILEEEELIKNATLFTIRVKLLSEYDGKLRYGNFVLTTGMSEDEIIEILATEGERRQSVRFTIPEGYTVQQIAQVLENNEICTAEEFIDAVNNVEYEYEFLEDLPERLDGEPRLQGYLFPDTYEVSEGASAQTVVSNMLARFEQEFNDDYYTEIQRMGYTIDEIITIASLIEREARVAEERPTISGVIYNRLDTNMLLQIDATLHYIRTYYIDDQELSLANVTSHESRYNTYRHQGIPIGPIANPGGSSIRAAIYPEEHDYFYYVLRDPSTGEHAFNRTLEEHNRDVDRYLRN, from the coding sequence ATGGGCAAGCAAGTTTTAGGAACAACTTTTAGAATGCTATTTAAAATGATTTTTATTGCATTGGTTTTATATCTGTTATATTTTTTTGGAACCCGTGCATACGACATGGTCTATGATTTTGTATTAGGTGAGCCAGATCCAAATGCAGTTGTAAGAGACGTTGAGATTACCATCCCTCAAGGTGCTAATACTCAAGCAATTGGAGAAATCTTAGAAGAAGAAGAGCTCATAAAAAATGCAACTTTATTTACCATACGCGTCAAGCTGTTATCAGAATACGATGGAAAATTAAGATATGGTAACTTCGTTTTAACCACAGGTATGAGCGAAGATGAGATTATTGAAATTTTAGCAACTGAAGGTGAAAGGCGACAATCCGTTCGATTTACAATACCTGAAGGCTATACTGTTCAACAAATTGCACAAGTTTTAGAAAATAATGAGATATGTACAGCAGAGGAATTTATTGATGCTGTCAATAATGTTGAATACGAATATGAATTTCTAGAAGACTTGCCAGAAAGATTAGATGGTGAGCCAAGATTACAAGGTTATTTATTCCCTGACACTTATGAAGTATCTGAAGGTGCTAGTGCTCAAACCGTTGTAAGTAATATGTTGGCAAGGTTTGAACAAGAATTTAATGATGACTATTATACTGAAATTCAAAGAATGGGATACACCATTGATGAAATTATAACCATTGCATCATTAATTGAAAGAGAAGCTAGAGTTGCTGAGGAAAGACCTACCATATCGGGGGTTATCTATAATCGTTTGGATACCAATATGTTGCTTCAAATTGATGCAACGCTACACTATATTCGAACCTATTATATAGACGATCAGGAATTATCTTTAGCAAATGTAACAAGTCATGAATCAAGATACAACACCTATAGGCATCAAGGGATTCCAATTGGCCCAATTGCAAACCCAGGTGGAAGCTCTATAAGAGCAGCAATTTATCCAGAAGAACATGATTATTTTTATTATGTATTAAGAGACCCTAGTACAGGAGAGCATGCTTTTAATAGAACCTTAGAAGAACATAATAGAGATGTGGATAGATATTTACGCAACTAA
- a CDS encoding prepilin-type N-terminal cleavage/methylation domain-containing protein: protein MKNIKKFLKNQKGFSLVELIIVIAILLIIAGIAAPNLIRNVESSRKSTDVSNARTIANAIGTAIANNGLDEYSGAIGSSNSFDFESGANNLADDAIEYLQNAPTIQWGHSGADREDEFHVTVDSDGTITIESGTLEVYPNPANVYTN, encoded by the coding sequence ATGAAAAATATTAAAAAATTCTTAAAAAATCAAAAAGGTTTTTCTTTAGTGGAGCTTATTATCGTTATAGCGATTTTATTAATTATAGCAGGGATTGCAGCTCCAAATTTAATTAGAAATGTAGAAAGCAGTAGAAAAAGTACGGATGTGTCTAATGCTAGAACAATAGCTAATGCAATAGGCACAGCCATTGCAAATAATGGATTAGATGAGTATAGTGGTGCAATAGGCAGTTCTAATAGTTTTGATTTTGAGTCAGGAGCAAACAATTTAGCAGATGATGCGATAGAATATCTACAAAATGCACCGACCATTCAATGGGGACATAGTGGAGCAGATAGAGAAGATGAATTTCACGTAACGGTTGATTCAGATGGTACAATCACAATTGAATCAGGTACATTAGAGGTATATCCAAATCCTGCTAATGTTTATACCAATTAA